The DNA window GTTACAGTACCTTGTTTCAGAAAGATCGGTGGTAATTGCTGTAGCTTAGCGAGGCTTGTATTATCTCTTGGACATTCATCTTCGTTAATCCATTCGCCATGGACTTGAATAGGAACAATCTCTTGCTGAAAACGACCTGACCGCTGTGAGTTAATAGCTTTCTGATGGCTTTTCAAAGAATATATATCTTGTTCTTCTCTAGCAATCGCGTATCGTTTGGCGACATTTTCCGCCGCAATCCCCATATCGGGATCACCATAGGAACTTGGAGTGAAGTGGGCGCGTGAATACAGCTGTGGTACGCCCATTAGCGTTTGGGGTTTACTCATTTTCCATGGTGCCCGGCTTGTACTTTCAACACCACCTGCTAAATAAATCTCGCCTGCTCCACTTTGAATTAAGCGTGCGGCTATATTTATAGCCTCAAGGCCTGAACCGCATTGACGATCAACCGTCACGCCCGGTACCGTAACAGGTAAGCCTGCTTCCAGCGCAGCAACTCGTGCAATGTTACCACCCGGACCTACGACATTACCAATGATGACATCGTCAATTCTATCCTTTGGTAAATTGGTCTCTGCTACGATGTGCTTAATAAGCGGTGTTAACAAGGATTCAGGTTCAAGTGTGCTTAATTTACCACCAATTTTTCCAATAGGCGTACGTTTAGCCATAACGATGACTGCCTCAATCATATCATCACTCTTTTCGTGTAATCTTTCATCGCCTGCCGCGCTATCTTCCCACTGCTAGTATAGATGAATTCATCCACTGTAATGATCTGTTTCGGGGCTTTATACATGGCTAAATACTGGCGACAGTAGTTCTTGATATCCTCGGTAGTTAAACGTAGTTGTCCACTCCACTTCACAAGCGCTATCACCTGCTCACCCCAATAATCATCTGGAACTCCTAACACCATCACTTCCGAGATTTCGGGAATTTGCTGCAGCACAGACTCTACTTCCTCAGGAAAAATATTGAGGCCACCAGAAACCATCCTATTTTTGGATCGACCAGTCAAATATAAGTAACCCTCATGATCCATATACATAATGTCACCCGTTATAAGCCACCCATCTCGAAAAACGGCCTCGGTTTCTTCTGGTAATTGATAATAGCCCTTAAACATCATGTCACTGCGAATATAGAGCTGTCCAATACCCCCTAGGGGTACCTCCTGCCCAAACTCGTTCCGAATTGATATTTGTACACCAGAAAAGGGTTTGCCAACAGAATTGGGTTTGATTTCGGATTGAATATCAAAGTAACTAATATAACTGGCTTCGGATGAGCCGTAATATTCATATAGCTTCGCCCCGACAAATACATCCTTGCACCTACTCTTTGATATCTCCGACCATTTCCCCCCTGAGCTAATCAAAGCTTGAATCTGACTCTGACCGGGGATCGCGTGATGTAATAGTGCTTCAATCATCGTAGGTACGACAAATAAGATCATATCAGGAATTTGATCACACAGCTGTAGGAGCTTTCCAGCATTGAAATCTTTTAAGATATGAAAGGTTGCACCACGGTTTAGGCTCTGCATAATGGCGAATAAGGATAAAGAGTGAACAAAAGGACCGGGAGCTACTATATGTTCCATGCTGTTGAGCTGGAAGGCTTCACTTGTTGCTTCAAAACTCTTCATCCAAGATACATGTGTCCGCATATAGCCCTTTGGTACCCCCGTTGTTCCTGAGGTAAAGCCTATAAATAATAATTCGTTGGTATGATTCAATTCTGCTTCTGGTTTCAAAGTAGTTAGCCATTGATCATAGGTACCTATTCCATCATTTGCAAGGGTGAGAAGTTGAACTTGTTTATCTTGTATGGATAGCTTCTTGACTAATGCTGTCTCTGCAAAAATCATCTTCGGCTGACAATGTTGTATAATATCGTTCATTTCCTTCGAACTCCATTTTGGATCCAAAGGAACAGGGATACATCCCGCATAAATAACCCCAAGAAAAACCTCTACGAATTCAATACGATTTGTAGACAAAATAATAACCTTATCATGGATCAGGCCATTATGATTTAGCCCCTGTGCAATTTGTTTCATCTTCTGTACCAATGCTGAATAAGTAATTCTGTTTGTACCCTCGGATAAGGCAACTTTGTCAGGCTGCTGCATTGCGTAATGAAGTAATGGTTCTACTAGATTCATGGTTTCTCACCTATTCAAAAATTCATATAATAGCATGAACTATTAGTTATTCAAGTTTTTCTTCGATTGGACTGACGGATTTTAACTGTACCGCAATGATGGCTGCAAGTAAGGCTTTAATACAATCACCTGGTACAAAAGAGACAGCCCCCACAAGACCAGCCCAGATGGATGTATGCGTGATAAGTGCCATAACCGGAGCACCAATGAGACTAACAAGTAGAACTCCAAACACAACATTGACCACAAAGAGCTTCCATGTTTTTATCTTGGTCCATAACTTTTCTGTTGCTAGTCCTATACAGAATGTCGCTATTGGCCAGCTTAGTAAGTATCCTGCAGTAGGGGCTACAAATACAGAAAGTCCTCCTCGACCACCAGATAATAATGGTAAACCTAAAGCGACTAATACGATAAATAAAATGATGCTAAGCGTACCGGTTTTCTTTCCTAAAAAGCATCCTGCCAACATAACGCCAAGGGTTTGTGCGGTAATGGGTACGGGGATAAAACCTAGTGGAATCGGTGGGATCATCCCTAATACTCCTAAGAGTGCAGCAAATAATGCAGCAAATACCATATCTTTTGTCTTCATCTTGTAACCTCCGTTGTTATAATCAAAATTTAAATCCCTACAAGAGTCGACATCTATGTATTATCTAAATCATATCTTGAAATCTAACTATTGTAAACCACAAATATTATTTTAGGTTAACAATTAAAATAAGACTTTCTAAAAATAAAAGACCTGATTTCAATGAGAAAGAAAATCGAGACGACACAAAAGTCGACCACGGAATGTGATCGACCTTTTCACGAGTAGGATTTACTGGACTGGACATTTATTCATTTACTAGTACGGCATATACGATTCCGGGACCATGTACCCCAATAGTCAGATCGTTCTCGATATCTGCGGAGCGGCTTGGTCCGGAGATAAAATGAATTCCAGCGGGAAGTCTCTCTTCGCCCAAATGATCGAACTCTACTAATTTTTCACCCAATCTGGTTACCAACAAATGAACGGGAATGATAGCGATGAGGGCAGTAGGTAAAAGACTGACTGACCGTCCTTTCTGTTGCCCAGATAACAAGATAATTGACCCGGTGTAGGCAACAGCACAATCTGCTATTACAATTCCGATATCCGCCTCAGCAGCGTTTGCTTTCCCGTCCTGAGACTTGTCACGGTTCCACACTGTGATCTCAGCACTCAGTAATGATGATTCCAAGTCGAGTGCTTCCAATTCCTCTTGATCTTGCCGCAGAATATGGTGAGCCCCAAGCTCAGTCGCTGTCTGTGCAATCCATCGTCCGGTCTCCTCCATCTTCTCGAATTGGACCACATGTCCTCCTGCTGCCTCAAAATTGGCGGTGAACATTTTTACTTTGGCTTCAGTTGAGTAGTCGAAGTTATTCCAGAATTCAGGAGCGCCACGAAACGGTTGATCTGGCTTCTCTATTATACGTGATCGTCCTAACTTGGAAGCTATTTTTTGTAGAAAAATCTCCTGTTTGTCCTTAGATGATTGATCCAATTGATGGAGCGAACTTTCCTGGGCATCATTCATGGCCGCTACCTCCCTTACCATCCGTTCGTTGTTTGATCAGCTTCTCCATCCGCGCTTTCATCTCGGGAGTCATATGTTGAAGATCTTGGCTAAGGTCAGCTTCAATTGTCTGGAAGTGATCCCGGAACGATTTATCTGCCAAGCTTGGGGCAATTCTGTATCGATTCCACCCTTTCAATGGTCCTAACTTGAGAGAAATACCACCATCACGAACGATCAGTTTCTGTCCAATCCTCCCTAACTTTATCGCCCTATTAAAACGTTTGGAGTTAGACATGACCGAGCCAAACCCGCGCATCCCCACGGTTTCCCACTTATTTCCGTATCCGTGCTCAACCTTTCGACGCCTTAATGAAACTAGCATATCATGGAGAGGTATTTTGACTGGACAAGCCTCATAGCAAGCACCACAAATACTAGATGCGTTTGCAATATCGTCCCATTCTGCGACATTTCCTTTGAGTGCTGGAGTAAGCACGGCCCCAATAGGTCCACTATACGTTCCTCCGTACGCATGGCCACCAATATGTCGATATACTGGACAAGCGTTCAAACAAGCGCCGCAGCGAATACAATGAAGGAGTTCCTGGAATTCGGGATCCCCTAACTGTATGGATCTACCATTATCCAAGATGATAATATGCATTTCTTCAGGACCATCTCCGTCATCCGTTCGTTTCGGTCCGGTGATCCCTGACATATAGACGGTCAGCTTCTGCCCGGTTGCGGACCTGGGCAACAATGTTGCCATCACCTCTAAATCGACCCAGGACGGAATGATCCGCTCCATGCCCATGAACGTAATCTGGGTCTTGGGAAGTGTGCTCACCATTCGGGCGTTACCTTCATTTTCGAACACAACCATCGATC is part of the Paenibacillus segetis genome and encodes:
- a CDS encoding LutC/YkgG family protein, which codes for MNDAQESSLHQLDQSSKDKQEIFLQKIASKLGRSRIIEKPDQPFRGAPEFWNNFDYSTEAKVKMFTANFEAAGGHVVQFEKMEETGRWIAQTATELGAHHILRQDQEELEALDLESSLLSAEITVWNRDKSQDGKANAAEADIGIVIADCAVAYTGSIILLSGQQKGRSVSLLPTALIAIIPVHLLVTRLGEKLVEFDHLGEERLPAGIHFISGPSRSADIENDLTIGVHGPGIVYAVLVNE
- a CDS encoding thiolase family protein: MIEAVIVMAKRTPIGKIGGKLSTLEPESLLTPLIKHIVAETNLPKDRIDDVIIGNVVGPGGNIARVAALEAGLPVTVPGVTVDRQCGSGLEAINIAARLIQSGAGEIYLAGGVESTSRAPWKMSKPQTLMGVPQLYSRAHFTPSSYGDPDMGIAAENVAKRYAIAREEQDIYSLKSHQKAINSQRSGRFQQEIVPIQVHGEWINEDECPRDNTSLAKLQQLPPIFLKQGTVTAGNACPLNDGAALVLIMSHERCKELNLKPILRIVDAQAVGVDPNYLGIGPVPAVQKVLSRQLLSSADLDIVEFNEAFASQVLASLKELHIPEEKVNLGGGALAIGHPYGASGAILMTRLCAEMLFKPYKRGLATLGIGGGIGLATLVEAIE
- a CDS encoding AMP-binding protein, with product MNLVEPLLHYAMQQPDKVALSEGTNRITYSALVQKMKQIAQGLNHNGLIHDKVIILSTNRIEFVEVFLGVIYAGCIPVPLDPKWSSKEMNDIIQHCQPKMIFAETALVKKLSIQDKQVQLLTLANDGIGTYDQWLTTLKPEAELNHTNELLFIGFTSGTTGVPKGYMRTHVSWMKSFEATSEAFQLNSMEHIVAPGPFVHSLSLFAIMQSLNRGATFHILKDFNAGKLLQLCDQIPDMILFVVPTMIEALLHHAIPGQSQIQALISSGGKWSEISKSRCKDVFVGAKLYEYYGSSEASYISYFDIQSEIKPNSVGKPFSGVQISIRNEFGQEVPLGGIGQLYIRSDMMFKGYYQLPEETEAVFRDGWLITGDIMYMDHEGYLYLTGRSKNRMVSGGLNIFPEEVESVLQQIPEISEVMVLGVPDDYWGEQVIALVKWSGQLRLTTEDIKNYCRQYLAMYKAPKQIITVDEFIYTSSGKIARQAMKDYTKRVMI
- a CDS encoding biotin transporter BioY; this encodes MKTKDMVFAALFAALLGVLGMIPPIPLGFIPVPITAQTLGVMLAGCFLGKKTGTLSIILFIVLVALGLPLLSGGRGGLSVFVAPTAGYLLSWPIATFCIGLATEKLWTKIKTWKLFVVNVVFGVLLVSLIGAPVMALITHTSIWAGLVGAVSFVPGDCIKALLAAIIAVQLKSVSPIEEKLE
- a CDS encoding LutB/LldF family L-lactate oxidation iron-sulfur protein codes for the protein MSGSTPKSDNPVKKRAEIALNNEFLRNAVKFTTERLRNSKKQAMDELGNWEEWRERGRQIRLHTIAHLDYYLERFADQARKNGVHVHFADNSTEALDIALEIAQRKSAKTAVKSKSMVTEELHLNQALESIGIESIETDLGEYIIQLAGETPSHIIIPAIHKNRYQIAELLSVDAGESLPPETSVLAGYVRKKLREKFLEADIGITGCNFAIAETGSMVVFENEGNARMVSTLPKTQITFMGMERIIPSWVDLEVMATLLPRSATGQKLTVYMSGITGPKRTDDGDGPEEMHIIILDNGRSIQLGDPEFQELLHCIRCGACLNACPVYRHIGGHAYGGTYSGPIGAVLTPALKGNVAEWDDIANASSICGACYEACPVKIPLHDMLVSLRRRKVEHGYGNKWETVGMRGFGSVMSNSKRFNRAIKLGRIGQKLIVRDGGISLKLGPLKGWNRYRIAPSLADKSFRDHFQTIEADLSQDLQHMTPEMKARMEKLIKQRTDGKGGSGHE